One halophilic archaeon DL31 genomic region harbors:
- a CDS encoding hypothetical protein (KEGG: hbo:Hbor_19470 hypothetical protein) has protein sequence MSPLPFPIPGSLPFDLCAPTPEGTRFCVQTGSIEGNIGEPRDCQNGSTPPLVSVDVTYQEESIEVLDDGEVLIERSIWIGVEEDLDAVWVGEETAEGCARFGLPDVDPTAAVDTVINTVDDTAKDVVRDLGQDPNRGTGQVLYAFLLVIIGLIIVFDGFPFPA, from the coding sequence ATGAGCCCGCTACCTTTCCCCATCCCAGGCAGCTTACCGTTCGACCTTTGCGCGCCGACACCAGAGGGAACAAGATTTTGCGTCCAGACAGGTAGTATCGAAGGAAACATCGGTGAACCGCGTGATTGTCAGAACGGGTCAACGCCGCCGCTCGTATCAGTTGATGTAACGTACCAAGAAGAGTCAATTGAGGTACTTGATGACGGAGAAGTCCTCATTGAGAGAAGTATCTGGATCGGCGTTGAAGAAGATCTGGACGCAGTCTGGGTCGGTGAGGAGACGGCTGAGGGTTGCGCACGGTTTGGCCTCCCTGACGTGGATCCGACTGCCGCAGTCGACACTGTTATCAACACAGTAGATGACACCGCTAAAGATGTGGTCAGAGATCTAGGTCAAGATCCTAACAGAGGGACTGGGCAGGTACTCTACGCCTTCTTGCTCGTCATCATTGGCCTTATCATCGTCTTCGACGGTTTCCCATTCCCGGCCTAA
- a CDS encoding hypothetical protein (KEGG: hla:Hlac_3066 hypothetical protein): protein MIKTPHPLKLGGLAIAAVILVVLLLGTESWPMRVALLALGAVGALTAVDLPFPQYHLLGALSVTVFGTAAASYVTGGFRRSVVSFSLMGTVIAITYIFVYRKQTHAG from the coding sequence ATGATTAAAACGCCACATCCATTGAAGCTCGGGGGCCTTGCCATCGCAGCAGTCATATTAGTGGTTTTGTTACTTGGTACGGAGTCGTGGCCGATGCGGGTGGCGCTACTAGCACTCGGTGCCGTCGGTGCTTTGACCGCGGTTGATCTGCCGTTCCCACAGTATCATTTGCTTGGGGCCCTATCTGTCACGGTGTTTGGAACGGCAGCAGCCAGTTATGTGACCGGCGGATTCAGGCGTAGTGTCGTTTCGTTTAGCCTTATGGGGACTGTCATTGCGATTACTTATATTTTTGTTTACCGGAAACAGACCCATGCCGGATGA
- a CDS encoding transposase IS4 family protein (PFAM: Transposase, IS4-like~KEGG: hla:Hlac_3073 transposase IS4 family protein), which produces MRRLTTLFPSEFLEEHAEELGVVERDRKLQIPAFVWAFVFGFAAGESRTLAGFRRSYNSTADETISPSGFYQWLTPTLAEYFRDLVERGLDEVAVSDAVDADTDRFRDVMVADGTVLRLHEFLSDQFEARHEEQAGAKLHLLHNATEQTIERIDTADEKTHDSTLFKTGPWLENRLMLFDLAYFKYRRFALIDENGGYFVSRLKQNANPVITAELREWRGRAIPLEGKQLRTVLDDLDRKYIDVEVEVEFKRGPYNGTQSLDTKRFRVVGVRDEDADDYHLYMTNLARKEFFPADLAEIYRCRWEVELLFRELKTQYELDEFDTSDEHVVRILLYAALLSLLVSRDLLDLVTEQADDELVFPTERWAATFRSHAQLILHELGEFLGYSPPPLLDRLIEDAQKIHKRRPILQETLATATQPRCEA; this is translated from the coding sequence ATGCGTCGGCTCACTACACTGTTTCCCTCCGAGTTCCTCGAAGAGCACGCCGAGGAACTCGGCGTGGTCGAACGTGACCGCAAGCTCCAGATCCCTGCCTTCGTTTGGGCGTTCGTGTTCGGCTTCGCCGCAGGTGAAAGCCGAACACTCGCCGGGTTCAGGCGATCTTACAACTCAACTGCCGATGAGACAATCTCGCCCAGTGGGTTCTATCAGTGGTTGACGCCGACGCTTGCGGAGTACTTCCGCGACCTCGTCGAGCGCGGTCTCGACGAGGTCGCTGTCTCTGATGCTGTTGACGCTGATACCGATCGATTTAGAGACGTGATGGTCGCCGATGGAACGGTGTTGCGGTTACATGAGTTTCTTTCAGATCAGTTCGAAGCCCGCCATGAGGAGCAGGCTGGAGCGAAGCTCCACCTGCTCCACAATGCCACAGAGCAGACGATCGAACGAATCGATACTGCTGACGAGAAAACACACGACAGCACCCTGTTCAAAACAGGGCCATGGCTTGAGAACCGCCTCATGCTGTTCGATCTCGCCTACTTCAAGTACCGCCGGTTTGCGCTGATCGACGAGAACGGCGGCTACTTCGTGAGCCGGCTGAAACAGAACGCGAACCCGGTGATTACGGCAGAATTACGGGAATGGCGCGGCCGCGCCATTCCCTTAGAAGGCAAGCAGCTCCGAACTGTTCTCGACGATCTCGATCGGAAGTACATCGATGTGGAGGTCGAAGTCGAGTTCAAGCGGGGGCCGTACAATGGGACACAGTCGCTGGATACGAAGCGATTTCGCGTCGTCGGCGTCCGCGACGAGGACGCCGACGACTACCACCTGTACATGACGAATTTAGCGAGGAAGGAGTTCTTTCCGGCGGATTTAGCGGAGATCTACCGCTGTCGGTGGGAAGTTGAGTTGCTGTTCCGGGAGCTGAAGACACAGTACGAATTGGACGAGTTCGACACGAGTGACGAACACGTGGTGAGGATCTTATTGTACGCAGCGCTGCTGTCGCTGCTTGTAAGCCGCGATCTGTTAGATCTAGTCACTGAGCAGGCGGATGATGAGCTTGTGTTTCCGACAGAGCGCTGGGCGGCGACCTTTCGGTCGCACGCCCAGCTTATTCTCCACGAACTCGGTGAGTTCCTCGGCTACTCACCACCGCCGCTGCTCGACCGGCTGATCGAAGACGCTCAAAAGATCCACAAGCGACGACCAATCTTACAAGAGACGCTCGCTACCGCTACACAACCGAGATGTGAGGCTTAA
- a CDS encoding hypothetical protein (KEGG: hla:Hlac_3076 hypothetical protein), which yields MGRTNPTYRDALRAIEERWAEFRRALRRHDQPRFDRLFEYAREHADASGLLNHQNPLLLALLSIDLEQETCLDEHEQRIAELETRVDQLSNRDGDTTNAGGEDNE from the coding sequence ATGGGGCGAACGAATCCGACATACCGGGATGCGCTGCGAGCCATCGAAGAGCGCTGGGCGGAGTTTCGCCGGGCACTGCGGCGTCACGACCAGCCGCGATTCGACCGGCTGTTCGAGTACGCCCGCGAGCACGCTGACGCGAGCGGCCTGTTGAACCACCAGAATCCACTCCTGCTGGCGCTGCTCAGCATCGACCTCGAACAAGAAACGTGTCTTGACGAACACGAGCAACGCATAGCGGAGCTTGAAACGAGGGTCGACCAGCTGTCCAACCGCGACGGAGACACGACGAACGCTGGTGGCGAGGATAATGAGTGA
- a CDS encoding hypothetical protein (KEGG: hla:Hlac_3072 hypothetical protein) — translation MSSPANDELATVLLKRYECLNALINHPQAKPELVDTLDMPRSTLDDVVRELEQADLVEYRDGDWYSTQSGRLACRAHRNYLDQLDNLGDVSSVLDFMDTDEEVSWAFIEGADTYETHSSIQDAVMTTLLDFVEVATDVRVVTPNVVAGYADRFYEMGISGRNATFEMIIPPEVHAWFHSTYPSISTDVLNDPDVDVLRASIPFSYGLSIFDHDRAGITIFTEQGIAGLIVNDTDDALSWAEKQYERVKQNADPILLRGGSIKHRINSSADRF, via the coding sequence ATGTCGAGCCCCGCTAACGATGAACTCGCTACTGTCCTCCTCAAGCGCTATGAGTGTCTCAACGCGCTCATCAACCATCCTCAAGCCAAACCCGAGCTCGTTGACACACTCGATATGCCTCGTTCAACTCTTGATGATGTCGTTCGTGAGCTCGAACAAGCAGATCTCGTCGAGTACAGAGATGGAGACTGGTATTCAACACAGTCAGGCCGGTTAGCCTGTCGTGCACACCGCAACTACCTTGACCAACTCGACAACCTTGGGGATGTTTCGTCAGTGCTGGATTTCATGGACACTGATGAAGAGGTTAGTTGGGCGTTCATCGAAGGTGCGGACACCTACGAGACCCATTCGAGTATTCAGGACGCCGTGATGACTACGCTTCTGGACTTTGTTGAAGTAGCGACCGATGTTCGTGTTGTGACGCCAAACGTCGTTGCCGGGTATGCTGACCGGTTCTACGAAATGGGGATTTCAGGACGAAATGCCACGTTCGAGATGATCATCCCTCCGGAGGTCCATGCGTGGTTTCATTCAACGTACCCGTCGATATCGACAGACGTACTGAACGACCCGGATGTCGATGTCTTGCGTGCGTCCATCCCGTTTTCGTACGGGCTCTCGATTTTCGATCACGACCGCGCAGGGATCACCATCTTCACAGAGCAAGGCATCGCTGGCCTGATCGTCAATGACACCGACGACGCACTCTCATGGGCTGAAAAGCAGTATGAACGCGTGAAACAGAACGCAGACCCGATCCTGCTGCGCGGAGGGTCTATCAAACATCGAATAAATAGTTCAGCGGATCGTTTCTGA